CTCGTAGGTTTTGCTACAGTCACTACTAAAGACTATGAACGCGCAAAACACGAAGCAAAATTTTCAATGGGTGTCGTTAAATTTTATAGAGAAAAAGGTCTTGGACAATCACTTATTAACTCAATTGAAGCTTGGTGTTTAAACCATACAATCCGACGCATCGAAGTAACCGTAGTCACTGAAAACATAGCAGCAGTTGATATGTTCAAAGCTTCAGGCTACCAAATCGAAGGAGAGCTTAGAGACAAACTATTTATAGACAATAAATATTATAATGAATATGTAATGTCTAAATTATTAACCTAATTATAACATGTTGAAAGGGCATAAAAACTCACGGTTTTTATGCCCTTTCAGATTAATATGGATTTAAATCTACACCATTAGGATTACTGTCTTCGTTATTCACTTTTGTTTCCACACCAGAAGAACTTGTATTACGACTTAAGAATCTTAAAACATCTTTCATGTTTTGCTTTGATTCAGGTAATTCTAAATGGAATTGATATTGATGCCTTAAACGATGAGTCCCGTCATAGAAAAGGTCATCTACCGGCACATCCTCTTCTTCTAACTTTTTCTTAAATGCAATATTTTGACTATAAAATGGGTCCGCATCTCCTACCGATAGATAGGTCGGTGGATAATGATTATTCACCTGATTTATAGTCGACATTTGCGAGATATTTTTAAATTGTTGCTCCCAATTTCTTTCACCTGTATAACTTTGCATGAACATTTGTATCCTTGGAAATTCTGTTTGTCTTACCGTTTTCATATCATAAAAGCCACCGAAAAATATCGCCGCTTTAATTTGATTATTATCAAATCGTTGTTTAAAGTTCATCTCATCTCGTAAAGATTGATTAGTCTGTATTGCTGTGTATTGACTCGACATTTGGGCTCCAGCAGAATCTCCACCGAAAATAACTTGGTCAAAATCAATCGGTAACTCATGCTTATTTTGTTTAATAAATTGCACGGCTTGATCAATTTGATGTAATTGACTTGGATATTTAAAATCAGGTGCTAAGGCATAATTGATATTAACAACGATATAGCCTTGTTCTGCAATTTTA
The genomic region above belongs to Staphylococcus durrellii and contains:
- a CDS encoding GNAT family N-acetyltransferase, yielding MVHQIREIGINDVQSFIKLLKAIYDESDFMIYNPGEYAPSITVALNKLEHFITSPTNAIYVAEYNNELVGFATVTTKDYERAKHEAKFSMGVVKFYREKGLGQSLINSIEAWCLNHTIRRIEVTVVTENIAAVDMFKASGYQIEGELRDKLFIDNKYYNEYVMSKLLT
- a CDS encoding alpha/beta hydrolase; this translates as MNKKKKWIIITIVVIVVVATVVGLLLKRHFDQQHTQQVKERVQINNKNVNAFTNITYSKGWTNSRLDILTPTDLDKDNKLPVIFWMHGGGYIAGDKQYKNPLLAKIAEQGYIVVNINYALAPDFKYPSQLHQIDQAVQFIKQNKHELPIDFDQVIFGGDSAGAQMSSQYTAIQTNQSLRDEMNFKQRFDNNQIKAAIFFGGFYDMKTVRQTEFPRIQMFMQSYTGERNWEQQFKNISQMSTINQVNNHYPPTYLSVGDADPFYSQNIAFKKKLEEEDVPVDDLFYDGTHRLRHQYQFHLELPESKQNMKDVLRFLSRNTSSSGVETKVNNEDSNPNGVDLNPY